Sequence from the Peromyscus eremicus chromosome 4, PerEre_H2_v1, whole genome shotgun sequence genome:
TCATGTCCTTCAGTCAGTGTGAGGCCCATTCTCTGCAGGACATCCGTCTTGACTCCTTCTCAGGACAGCAGCCTCCACCCTGTTTCCTATTTGGTTAAAGTCTCGAAGTCTGGCGACTGTGATAACGCTCTCAGTTCATGTCTTGTTTCCTCAGTCTACCGACCAGGGTTGACATTGTTTTTCAGGTTGGGATTTTTATCAGGGTTTTTCCCcctataaacacatacatgtgcacaggaGAAGTCTTTTTTAATGGATCTTTGAACCCCTATTGCGCTGCATATCAGTTCTGGGCCCAGCACTAGCTTCCTCTAGCCTGGGGTTGCATTGTGAGAGCTTTCAGCTCAGGGTCTGCTATCCCAGATGGCTGATACTGGCTTCCGGAGAAACTCTTGCAGGGATGTTTTTGAAAAGGGAGCTGCAGATGTCTACCACAGATGTCTACTACTCTTTTCTCACGGTGCTCACTCTCCGATCTCCATTGCTGGGATTCCTCTTTCATTGTGGTTTGCCTGACCCTTGGGAAAACAGTATAGTAAAGAAACTGGTGTGAGGGTTTTGTCTAGTTTTGCTAGTTGAGCAAATCACTTATTGCCAGAggttcatctgtgaaatgggatgtGCTGTGAAGACATAAGCTTCAGCAGTGGGATGAATGCTAGCATGTTCCAGTTCCTCTAGTTATCCAGGTTATTTGCTACTTTCTCAGGAAGACTGGCAACTCAAGAGCTAGCCTGTGCTCAGGttcctattttgtttttgttgtttgcttgcttgcttgtttttagtAAAACATCACCAGAGTGCTGGGGAAAGctgtcttcctgttttctttccccaTGATGCTGAGAGGATTTTCCTCTCTAGATGAATACTCATTCACCTGCCATGGAGAGCAGCAACGTCTATAGTCGTAGACAGCCATGAGAGCAGGGTTGAGAGAACATGCTGTATACTCGTCACACGTGTACTGTGGCAAAATTGGGGACTGCTGCCTCTTCACTGGAGGCCCTTACAGAACAAAGGAAACCACATTACCAATTGTGAACGTCCATGGTGCTGGGAAGGCCATGACAGGGAGCTTATGCTCTAATTCCAGAGCAAGGTAGTAGCTGTGCCTCAGAGTGAGGTGACAGACTGCATGGCTTCAGGCCAACTACATAGCTCTCCAGTGAGGCCACAGGAAATCCTCCAGAGATAACACAGTTCTCCAGGCTAGAACCTGACCCCCAGGCACACTGGCGCTGCTGTGGGCATGGGACCTGTGTTGCTGCTTTCTGACCTGTTTTGTATCATTTCTCTTGGTTTCTTATGTTAaacttgtatatatatttttttacagGGATGCTTGAAGATGGAAAGAAATTTGATTCCTCTCGGGACAGAAACAAGCCTTTTAAgtttatgctaggcaagcaggaGGTGATCCGAGGCTGGGAAGAAGGGGTAGCCCAGGTATGCTCTCCTTTGCCTTGTTTCCTAGCATCTGCCTAATACCCCACAAGTAACTCTCTGTGAGgattcattctttatttcttttcaaaggTTTGTTATTTTTATCAGCATCgggagtgtttgcctacatatatgtatacctaTTGTATCTGTATCTGGTACCatcaggtcagaagaggacattggattacCTGGAACTAggattagagatggttgtgagctgccatgtgggtgttgggaacagaacccaggtcctctgcaagagcagtcagtgctctactactgagccatctctccactcccatgGGGTTTCTTGCATAGTTCTGCACACTTTCCTTGCCTTTACATACACAAAATTGCCTagagtttactttcttctttcattaaCTTTGACCATACCTGAACATGACAGGACCCATACAGTTGAATGCTCTCTGGGGGACATGGGTGCTATAATTAGTTAACTAGAACTCTAATGAAGGCCATTTAAGTCTTTCCTAGTATTTTGGTAGAGTAAACAATATTGCATACCTGTCTTGCAGTTTTTGTTTCACATGTGTTCAGGTATTACTGAAGGGCAAGTTTGAGACAGTAGACTCAGTTACAGCCTTTGTAGAGTTATACATTGAAGTGTCACCAGGTAGTAAAGGTGCCATCAATCTTTAGGTCATTTGTGACAGAAGGGGTTGGGGGAGAAAAAGACAgagtgggtgggggaggcagaTACCTTGTCTCCATTTCTTGATGCTTATTTAGCTCAATGTTTCCAGGTATAAGGTCCTGCTACAGGTGTAATTTTGGAAGATTCCCTTTTCATTTAACAATGTTTTGGCCATGTTTCCATGTTGTATCTTAAAAGCCCACTGGGATCTTTCTGATGGCTAATCTGTGATATGGGCATGTGTATGAAGTCATTATCCTTTGTCATGGGCATGTATAGGTTGTTAGCAGAATATCCAAGAAAGTAGAATTGTTGAGTCAATGGAATGattgttttgaattttattaGATAAAGCCATGGGCTTGAACCAGCCATGGTAGTTtatacttttttgtttggttttttgagatagggtttcttggtgaatcagtcctggctgtcctggaactcactctgtgaccaggctggcctcgaactcacaatgatccgcctacctctgcctccccagtgctgggatgaaaggtgtgcaccaccaccgcccggctggtagttcatacttgtaatcccagcacttggaaggctgagtgagggaatCACCCTTGAGTTGAAGCCTGCTTTGGCTGCATAGTAAATTACagattagccagggctacatttaAAGAGTCTCACTATAAGATGATAAGTATAAATATGGTAGCAAATACCTGTAACCCTAACTTACCCTGAGGCAAGGGTATtactgtgagtttgtggccagcttaCACTACACTAGATTACAGAGTGAaatgctgccccctccccctcaaaaaaaagatCTAAATATAGTACAGAATGATGGACTCTCCTCAGATACTaatctttgttgtttttaaggttttttttttttttgtttttttttttaaatcaaagtacAGTCAGCTCTGTGTACAGAGTTGCCACATCCGTGGATTACACCAACCATAAATGTAAAGGTTACATCTGTATAAACACATGCTGCCTTTCCCCCTTTGTTAATTATCCAGATAATACAGTATGAGAACTGTTTGTGTGACATTAGTAAGTCCTGAAAAGTCAAGAGGGGTTTTTAATTGCCATTGGGTTCCATCTAGTTTAACTGCCAGCCTCCCAAGTTTTTCACAGTATGGGTGCTGCCTGCTGGATGGGCAGCTGCAGTCACTGGAATGTCTTGGTCAACACAGTCCTGGGTAGGGACACCCAGGAACCAGCTTGGCTTGTGAAGGGATTGGGAGTTTGTCCAGCTGAATTTAATCCTTGTTTTTTTCACAGATGAGTGTGGGTCAGAGAGCCAAACTGATAATCTCCCCAGACTATGCCTATGGAGCCACTGGGCACCCAGGCATCATCCCTCCACATGCCACTCTGATCTTTGATGTGGAGCTTCTAAAACTGGAATGACAGAAGTGGCCTCCTCCCTTGGCTCCTTGCACATGGGTAAGAGTACTTAATGCTGAAGGACTCTAAGTGCCTTTGTTGTTCCCTTTTTAGGCCAGTGTTTGATAGAGGTGAGGGCAGAAAATACTACAgagcccccctcccctctctgtgaCATCCCGTCATTGTTGATATTCTAAGAAAGGATGGCATGTGTTTCTGAGGAGCTCGTGGGGATGGCAACTGTTTATATGTAGCTTATTGAACTGAGGTTTTTTGAACCACAGGCCAAGTTCCTAGTGCTAGCATTTTGGACTTCTAGAAGTAAAACTTTCTGGCTTTGTTCTGCCCTGTGCTTCTAGAAGCTAGTAAGAAAAGCACTTATAGGAGCAGCATGTCAGCTTGAACAGCCTCAAGGAAGAAGCCTTGAGATCAAGCAGTCCTAGGAAGAGACCTTAGGATCCTGGGTTGTCCTTCCTAGTCACATCCATGTGGTAGCAAAGTAGATCTGAAGCCTGTTTCCTGGGTCCCCTCTTCTTTCATTCTTAGAACGTTAAGCTCAGCATCCTAGTTGTATGGCGTTTTTCTTGTGACTGTTAGAATCTCTTCACACATGAATGTCACCCTTCCAACTGGCCCAGACTTTCCTATTTGTTCttactcccccccccaccccacccccggaaTCCAGAGGCCACAGCCAGGGGCTGAATGAGAATGCTTTTAGAAACCTGAAGCCAAGTTGGATCCTGGTGATCACTGTGTTGTCAGCAGCACTGGGGATGGGAGGCGGGTGGTAGGGGCAGCCTCCTTCTGTTCTTAGAAAGATAAACTTAATGTTAGGTTAACAAGAGAAAAGCCATATATGAACCACTCATGGCAAGTTGAGCACAAGAAGGTTACTTGCTAGGAAATGGAGTCAATCTATCAGTTTTTTCCAGCTGTAAGAAGTGGCCTGATCCCAAAAGACCTCTCAGCTGCTCAGGATGGGACTTGGCATGATGGATAATGTTGTGGTTGTCTACGAAGAGAACAATGAGttgctggaactcacagattttCTGTCCCCAACAGATCTGCCATGGAGGGATCTGGTACCTCCAGACGGGTGCACATGAATCCATGTGGAGCTTTTCCTGATGTCCTACCACTCTTTGTATAGACACCTACCCGACTGAATGTGTTCCGTCACTCAGCTTTGCTTCGGACACCTCCATGTCCTCTTCCCCTTCTGTATGTGTGTTGACTTAAACTATATGCCATAAACCTCAAGTTACTTTGTTTTGGGGTGAAGATTCAGTTTCAGTCTTTCAGATCTAGGTTTCCAATGAAGTATATTGTCAAGTATTAACAGCACAAGCGATGGGTTAACTTTAGAATAGGAAttggtgttgggggtggggtttgcaagaatttttattttattttatttttttttttttggatgaaaaATTTATCTATTATATATTAAGACATTCTTGCTGCTGTGCTGCAAAGCCATAGCAGATTCGAGATGCTGTTGAGGGCTGGATTTTTCTCCAGTGAGGGAGGTCCTGTTAAATTGAAAGCCCTATCCAAACTGaagtgggaagggagggagcgAGCCTTTGCTTCTGACAGTCCTCCCACCTTCTGAAACCGTCTGCCTTTTAAAGCAGGTCCCTTTACTGCTGTGTTGGACACTACAGTAGGGTCGGTAGGGACCTCTGAAGCCTTCTTTGTGACCTGgcttaatttgtttttcatcctATGGTTTTTCTAGTGGATTTTCAGGACTTTTGTAATCTTGTAACTATCCAAGCTCCACTTCCTAAATTTTAAGAACTTTATGGAAAGTTTAAATTGAAGGTGCTGTTTGTAGACTCACCACCCAACGGACGCCCAGTCATCACTACAAATCCTGAGTGTTCTCTAAGAAAATGATGCTGGTCATCACAGCTTCAGCATCTCCTGGGTTTTGATGCTTGGCTCTCTCTGCTAATCTCGGCTTCCCAGCTATTCCTCCTCCAGTTGCTTCTCACCCTCTGCTGTCCTGTGTAGTGATTTGGTGAGAGAAAGTACGCTTTTGTCCCCTGCCCTCTGCACCACATATGCGTTTCAAGTTTATTATTGCAATAAAAGTGCTTTATGCTGGCTTTTCTCAGCTCTGTGTCCTGGTGGTTGCTTGCACATGCCCCATACCCCTTTTAGCACAGAGATTGGTAGGTATGTAGGGTCCAAGGTTATATCTTGACAGCATAGCAGTGAGCAGCTTTTCCCCCTTGGccatgttggggtgtgtgtgtgtgggagcagTAGGCTTAACTTAAAGGAACTGCCTGGGGCCAGGCTAGGGCAGTCATGGGTCCTACTCTCCTGTCTCTCACATCCCTTAACCGTTCTGGGGGCACAGAGAAAAGAAGTAGAAGATCAACCTGTTTTCAACAGGGAGTCCAGATGGAGAAGTTTTATAAGCAAATGTGTGAAGGATTGTGGATAGGATGTAATCTCTGTCCTGCATGAGATAGTATGGAAAGACTACCTTGTAATTTTCCTATCTTACCCTCTCCCCTTACCCTCCCCCATCCTGTAAGTGCCAGTAATGTTTCTCTTACTAAGAGTTAACACTGATCACCAAGATCCCTTAATACCTTGACAGACACCTTCTAAAGTTGCACTGGAGCTGGgcgtggtgacgcacacctttaattccagccctcagaaggcagaggcgggtggatctctgtgagttccaggccaacctggtctacatattgagaccctgtctcttaaaaaaaaaagttttaataagTCATTTTAAATACAGAGGTTGTCAAGCACTGGAATAatggttgatttttattttttacgttgatgtggaggtcaaaggacagcttacAAAAGCCAGTTTTcctaccgtgtgggtcctgggggttcaGCACCTTCATCCAGAGCTATCTTGCTAGTCTGAATAATGGTTTTCAAAAGTACTTTCCTTAAATTACTTCAATTTAGACTTGTGGAGTAATAGCCtagaattacattttaattttcctcaaaattattttatcagATTTGTCAAAATGATATTTTTGGCGACTACTTATTTAAAAACTGTTGGtgctttggtttttcgagacagggtttctctgtgtagctttgcgcctttcctgggactcacttggtagcccaggctggcctcgaactcatagagatccgcctggctctgcctcccgagtgctgggattaaaggcgtgcgccaccaccgcccggcttgttggtGCTTGATACATACCATCTTTTCTGTCACATTTCACTCCAGTTCCCCAAACACATATAAAGTAGAGGGCagtatttgtttacatttttgtgcCCCATCAAGATCACTGTCAACCCAGAAAAGTCTCATGCCGTTTCCAACTCATATCCTACCATACCCCCCAGAGACtttttcatgtatgtttgtgtgtgagtgtgagcagcaTGTGTAGATGTCCTGGAGGCCAGAATACGGTCTTGGATCCCatagagctgtagttacaggtgtttaaaagcattggctgctattccagaggaccctagGTTGATTGCCagccaacatggtggctcacaagtgtctataactccagttccagccattccagtgccctcttttggcctctgtggagaCCAGGCACCAAGTGGTGTGtagacatatgtgcagacaaaacacccataaaggtttttttaaaatgCACTAAAATTAAAGTGCCAAAGATAGCACCTGTCTTCTGCTCAGAGTGTGTGATGAGATCATCTAAGTTGCTTAGATTCCAGATGTGTGTGCCCCACGTAGCTGAGCTTTGTACCCATTGGAGGCTGGGTTTGCCCGACTGAGCTACATGGCACACACAAACCACTGTCAGCTTTTGGAAAGGTCGAAGAATATTCTGATGATGTATGTGTGGCTGATACAAGGTCAGATCTACCTACTGATGGTCAGTCTCTTAACATTAATTTCTAGTACTCCTCAAAAATGTTTGCCCAAGGTTTATTAAGGAAAGTATATCCAGTTAATTGCAGAGTGTCCTGTAATTATTATGCAGTCATGTGACCCAGTGCATGCTGGGTGCTAGGAGTGAATACAGCGTGAGACAAGACAGTGCTGCTGTAGGCTCTTAACATCTAGTGAAGAGAACCAGCAGGTGAGTAAATGGTTGCATGCACCATGAACGCAGCCGAGAGCAGGGAGTGGCCAATGGAACACCAAATACGAAGGCTCTGAGGGCTGTTGTGCTGGGTTAGCTGGTGGCAGCAGTGAGACTACAGGGACTAGCAAGGGTATGTAGGCAGTGTTATGTCACAGGTCAGTGACTTCTATAGTGGTCTTTTATGGGTTTCAGCGTATTTCCAGCTCCACTGTAcatattttagatttcttttaaaaagtgagcTATAATAGAATTTTCAAAACTTAACAAAAATCTTGTACCCTAAATACTACATTTCTAAGGGGAAAAAATACTTCAGATTAGTTTTAAATTTCAACATTTTTATAGCATATTACTGTGGTAATCATGTCCCAGGCATCTGTGGCCTACCTCTCAGTAAACATGCCCAGGCTTTTGGGCCTTGTGGCCTCAAGTTCCCAAGACAAGGAGCTTCAAAGACTGTCAAAGCTGCAGAGCACACAGTGGGACTTTGGTGCTCTCTGTCAAGGTAAACTATGGCCATCCCAGGTTAGAAGGGATGAAGGAATAGAGCCTCGTCTACTGGAAGGACCAGCTATGGTAACAGGTAAAATCTCATACAGCCTTGCCATGGGTGTTTTGGTTCGCTTTTGTTACTGCCCTGGTCTCTGTGATGGATCTCCAGAActtacataaaaagctgggcattgttgtgtgtgtctgtaatccagtgctaaggaagtagagacaggccAGTTATTTCTGGGCCTCCCTGGTGAACTAGCTTAACCTATTTGGCAAAACTTCAGAGCTATGAGAGACCCCTGTCAAGGGGCTCAGGGAACCAAGGTGGATAGAAAGGAGGAGGAACTACAGCCAAGTCTGACCTCCATCCTCCACATGCATACTCGTGTACCCACACAATTACCACACTCGGACAAAATATAACAGGCAGGAAATTACAGCCCCAACCCGTGAAATGGAAATAGTTATAGTACTAATTTATAACTGAACCTCTTTGTAGACAATTTAGCAAATGATTTGAGCTATCACCATCTTTAAGATAAGACCCAGATTTAGGCCAAATCGAAAGTGGACCCAGGAATAATGGCCTTCAAGAATGAGAacatcgggctggagagatggctcagcggttaagagcactggctgttcttccagaagtcctgagttcaattcccagcaaccacatggtggctcccaaccatctgtaatgagatctggcgccctcttctggcatgtagtcagaacactgtatacataataaataaatcttaaaaaaaaaaaagaatgagaacatcgccgggcagtggtggcgcacgcctttaatcccagcactcgggaggcagagccaggcggatctctgtgagttcgaggccagcctggactaccaagtgagttccaggaaaggcgcaaagctacacagagaaaccctgtctcgaaaaaaaaaacaaaacaaaaaaaaaaacaaaaaaaaaaaaaaaagaatgagaacatCCCCTCAGTTGGAGAATGTTTCCTCCTTGGGGTATCCAACAAGTTGGGTGCACTAAAGCCTTTATTGACATTCCCACCCGTTAGACAAACAGCCTAGTGCCCAAAGGCAGATTCTTTATAACTACAGAGTTTGATGGGGAACCAGAACTCATTAAAGCCCAAGAATCCTTCTCTATCAAGCAGGaccccagacagagtttctctgtgcccctggctgtcctggaacttgctctgtagtccaggctggcctcaaactcagaggtcctcctgcctctatcgcctgagtgctgagatttaaaggGCGTGGCATGTCTGGcagaatttgtttttttgttttttttttttttgtttttggtttttcgagacagggtttctctgtgtagctttgcgcctttcctgggactcacttggtagcccaggctggcctcgaactcacagagatcctcctggctctgcctcccgagtgctgggattaaaggcgtgtgccaccaccgcccggcctggcaGAAGTTTTTTGAATGATGCTAAAGTAGAGTATTTTCAGCATCTCACCCAAAATAATGAGCTTCCTTGGAATGTCAGCATTATGATGGACAGGTCTGAAACTGGGAGGACTAGAATAAAACCTAAGGCCTACATGATATGCATGTGAGTTACACAAGATAATCCTAACTGCCTTACAGGACCAGAAACATCCATGGTGGGTTCTCCAGAGTGGGATTGTCACACAGCAATGGTGACACTTGATTGTGTTCTTGAGGGCCTAATGATCAGTGAAACCCAGGAATCAAAGTGGCAACTGTTGACCCAGGGCCTAATGAAAACATATCTTTTCTAGAGTGCC
This genomic interval carries:
- the Fkbp1a gene encoding peptidyl-prolyl cis-trans isomerase FKBP1A isoform X2, with product MGVQVETISPGDGRTFPKRGQTCVVHYTGMLEDGKKFDSSRDRNKPFKFMLGKQEVIRGWEEGVAQMSVGQRAKLIISPDYAYGATGHPGIIPPHATLIFDVELLKLE
- the Fkbp1a gene encoding peptidyl-prolyl cis-trans isomerase FKBP1A isoform X1, encoding MLEDGKKFDSSRDRNKPFKFMLGKQEVIRGWEEGVAQMSVGQRAKLIISPDYAYGATGHPGIIPPHATLIFDVELLKLE